The following is a genomic window from Lycorma delicatula isolate Av1 chromosome 6, ASM4794821v1, whole genome shotgun sequence.
aaactgatctTTTTAAATCTGTAACAAAGTATACATAGTTTTACTCTTTATAGTTATGACATCGATTAATGGGAAGCCGatgctaaattatttaaataaaaataatatacttactgAGCCATAACCAACTCTGGCATGTTGGAACTCTTGCATCTGCATTCTTTTACGAGCAAGATCAAATGGATACGTAGTAGTTTTAGCAGCAACTCCAGCTAATAAACCGGATACTAGATTACCAAAAGGATTTGTTTCTTTAGAAGATTCATAATCTTTACTTTTGGATGAAAACACCTCTGCAgacaaaattcagttattttaattataataaaccatAACATTATACatgattaacaaatatttacaaacattagcTTAACAAAACCCATTTGGTTGTAGATTATTATCCATATTATGCAACTTATGGATAAACTTATAATCTGTTACAAAACGGTTTACCACATTGACCAGCAAGTAGCAAGCAATTTCTAAACCGTCCTGCctgcagtaataattaaagaagcaAAATGTTTATAggtcaaaaaaagaaattattttattttatccagtacataataaaaaattacataatgtcTTAACCAAACGCAAGTCCCATAGGGGGGgatgattttggacttttttggacacttttggttcagtcgattgcaatcaagagaagaggtgcacaactagatgatacaacagtcctacactcaaaatttcaacatactacggctaatcacttctgagttatgcgagatacgtatgtacatacagataccgtgccaaaactagtcaaaatgaattcagagatggtcaaaatggatattttcaaactgaaaactgaaatttttcattatcacaatacttcctttacttcgaacaaggaagtaaaatacatTCAATAGACTTCAAAATTggtaaagtttgaaaaaatactcATCGAAGATTCAGTGACTACTGCATTAACATTCatgagaaacaaatggaagtgATAAGTTTCaatctaaatagaaaaaaatctatacataagAGTGAAGAGTCCATATATAAAAGTTCTCACATGTGAAATTATCTTATCTTCAACTTCTTAAAGCTAGGTATCTACCTAGATctaaaatcaattctttaaaatttcaatttaatgtgTTGAGGTATATGATGAATCAGCATGCAGGTGTATTTTAACAAGAGAAAATTCAGTACAGAAAGCGATTAAAGAAATGAAGGATAAAAAATTGGCTGGAGTAGATGAACTTCccgtaaaattctataaatatttaaaggaagAAGTGGAAGAAATAATTGTATTGTGCAATAGGATATACAGTACAGGCGATCAGCTAAACGCTGAGTGAAAACAGTAATGATATCTATTCCAAAAAAAACAACTACCAGAAAATGTAGAGAACACATATTAAGTTTAATAGTCCATGCtgctaaaatattgttaaatagtcCTAAATAGTCAGTAAGGATAATGGAAGAGAATGCAGGAGAGGAACAATTTGGCTTCAGGAAAGGGAAAGGACATTCCATTGGGCTACTAAGCATGGTTGAAGAGGGGATATTTAGAAAAAGGAAGAGGAATGAGTCTGTGTTTTGTAGATTTAAAGAAGGCATTTGATAAGAATCAAATGAGAGAAAATGATGCAGATTGTTAGAGGAAAAAGTAGAACAGAAATTAATTGAAGAACTATACACAAGATAAACAGCAGTGAtgaaagtaaatagaaaattactGATTTTGTGGGTCTATGTTGAGGTGTTATGCAAGGACTGTCTCTCACAGATACTGTTCAACAATTACACTGAAGATATGACAAGGAATACATTAGAAAAAGGAAGATgggagaatgaaaaataaaatttataagctttgatgatgatatggtaattctagccaGTGTCACACATGCGCTTCAAAGATTGTTAACTGTCCTGCAGGAAGTAATGAAggggaataaatataataaaagctaatgtaagagaagtaaaaaattacagaacaaaaaagtaaaatgttacagATATTGTGGGGTTCTGTGGTGACAGAGGACTGGAAGAGTGCAATGACAATAAAAGGAAGGATGGtgatggcaaaggaagccttcagtaaCAAGAGGGAATTACTATATACTAAAAATCAGGATTATGAGTTAAGTAATAGATTAACCAAATGTTATGTACGTCTTGTTGTACAAGAGTGCAGCACGAACAATAAGGAAGAAGGAGAGGAACTGGATTCGGGCTTCTGAGATGAGGAAATGGAGAAGAATGGAGTAAATAAGAAAGAGCCTTATGCAggaagtaaacaaaagaaaagggaACCAGACATGCAGTTAGAAGCGGAATCTTGACGACTGCATTAGAAGGGTCAGTAGAAGAAGAAAGGAAGCAAGCAAGAAGGATGAAGTAATAGATGAGTTGAATTTTGGAAGCTGCAAAGGGATGAAGGAGAAGGTTTGAGATAGAAATGGATGGAGAAAGAGGTGGTGTAAGGTTGATGATGACCGATTGACATTCACCCACCCAAGCAgtcatattcttatttactttcactGTTGCTATTTATCTTGTGTATACTTCTCTAATTAATCTTCTTCTACCTTTCCATTCTACTTTTTCTCTAAGAATCTCcataattttttcccatttgaCTCTTCTAAATCTAGCCTCTCCCATTAGCCTTCTCTAAATCAATGAAACACAGACTCATTCCATCAGTTGTTAACCAATGGCCAgagtgtgtggtgtgtgtgtgtgtgtggatgtgtgAGCAGATCAAGTGCTTGATGCAGTTTCTACTTTGTGCATAATGATGTAATGTATTGAATAATGTTAGTGCATCTAGTTTTGCCAAAAATTTGATGAAACCCAAAGCAAAACATTTTGTAAGATTAAGCAGACTTCTAGGAATGAAGCTACGGGGGAGTTTACACAAATTGAAAAGTGATACAGGTAATGTCAAGATGGCTGAATATCAGTAGAAAAAAATCAGCACACCAATAGCAGTTGAGATGCATGACTTTTCAACTTCCCAATTATATATCCATAATATTCTTGTCCTTGATTTTTTAGTAAAGGTTCCTTTCGTCACAATATTTCTGATTCtttcatttcttactttatctATCTTTGCGATTCCCACACTACTCCTTGGCATTAAGTATTTCTggcattaattttgtttaattatttttatgtttgctcTCTAAGCTTTGATTTTCTTGTGATAAATCTTTTCCTTGTTTAATTTCTATAACAGCAGTGGAATGACAGTCAGACCAAAACAATCAATACAGACTAAATATTAgctaataaaacagtaaaattactataatatagTCCTGTAATAAagaacccacctggttggtctagtggtgaacgcgtcttcccaaatcagctgatttggaagtcgcgagtttagtgttcaagtcctagtaaaggcaattacttttatacagatttgaatattagatcgtagatactggtgttctttggtggtggttgggtttcaattaactacacatctcaggaatggtcgaactgagactgtacaagactacacttcacttacactcatacagtCATtgtcattcatccactgaagtaatacctgaatggtaattcctggaggctaaacaggaaaagaaagaaaagtcctGTAATAAGGaactaattaaaagtataataaaatctgggaaaaatgtttgtttttgacacaaaatttaaaaaaaaaaaactgaagaatctaagcCCCTTCTTCTTCGAATTCTTCTTGGccctcaaaaagttttttttcgcattttttcattataaagctgaaaattcaaaataatttttaaatactgtatctCAGTCCATTTTAATCAAAaatgggttgtttttttttttaatgatattttgcaAAATGTGAAGAATTGAATGccttataacatttatttcaaagaTAGATATTCAATTATTTCTGAAGGAACAGGAACACTAAGAGCAATTATTTATAAAGGGGTGAAAGTGTCACTTCAATTTTTAACAACCACAACTTCATCAGTTTTTGTAATACAGATTCAAACAAAAACCGAAATTGTCAAGAACTGAAAGCACTACAaccttaattaaacattttttgattcaaagtattgttaaaaagtaatttattaaaatgattgtaagaatgtgatttttttaagggctaagaaggaaataatatttcaaatgactataacttagttaagttttttaaacatggcacagttggtatataatattatttatatataaataaaatgaaattcaaccttaccaacaatccGTCCACATTTTCTTTTCTAGCACTTTTGCTCATTCagccatcctcaggaaaagttattcttcaatttaagatcattaaaattaaagtatgtaaaatCCTGAGGACGGTTGAATGACTGAAAGTACTAGAAAGGAGAATGCGGACAAactgttggtaaggttgaatttcattttatttatatataaacagactATGACTTAACCAATATTGGCTGTAGAAAGCCACttctaaaacatttttgtcaGGAATATGATCTAAGGTCAGAAAAAAATATGTGGTATActtgagatttattatttttaaatagttcacgAAAAGCCCAATTTTTGACCTTTTaatcctgaaaaaaaatgaacCACCCCACCCTTGACACTTGGGaccctttctttttaaattacatgccAAAATTAACATTTACCCAGAGTTTTATTGTCTTTATAAGTTTCCCACTAAAAgtctattttaatctttttctttcaacTTGTACGGTCCAAGCTATTGCATTTCtgcatttaatttctaattttcttcttttttttttataaatccaaaatccaaataggAACACTTCTTCTGCCAGTGCTTTTATAAGTATTGAACTTTTTATGCTAATTACTTagttcttatttatataatactttgcttttgtatttgtaatttgtCTTCTAATGATGATCGTTTTACAACTGAAACatgcaaaagaaaacaaaagtagaaGAAAATTAGTGAGCATTATTTACCAATGTATACAACAGCAGTTTTAAAAAACTCATAGAAAGTAAACTGGAGACCAATATACGGTCCAGCAACTAGAAGTGAAGGTGAAAGTCCACGCCAGTAACTTAATAAGCCTTCTTGCTGGTAAATGCTTCTTAAACCATGAAAAATACCATTATATAACTgcaaaaagggaaataaaaaaataaatgcagtgtgaattttattcaattttagacTTCACTTTTTTGAATTAATGACATACATGACTAAACATTCAATGACTTCCaaatttacagtaaaacaaattacaaatcaattatatttaaaaatatatatatatatatatatatatatatatatcttataaatatataaacaagttatttaaattCCAAGAAGTTTTTTGCAAGAGTTTGAAAACTACAGAGTATTAATGATGAAACTATCCatacacataatttaatattcaagattttaatcttttaaactaagttcatatttattgttttaagaaacAACAATATTAAGCAATGCAGTGATTTCATTAGGTTTAACTATAATGCAAGTTCTTGAGATAGTAAATTTTGCATCTTCTACAAGAGGAAAGGATGGGATATTCCTTAAAAAGCATTAAtacattaatgtataataaagCAGAGTGCAATGAAAAATTCATCTACTACTAATTTCTGCTCTACATTGAATACAccgaacaatatattttttttcagtgcatAACATGGTTTTTGATGTTCAATAGAATATGAAGGTAAGGGAAATGTCATAGATACTCAATGTGCATAGCACAAATCTTTATTACAAAATCCACAAACAAACATTACATGCTTGTATTCctcattagaaaattaaataaatttttaagctgCAACATggataaactattttatttacttctataatcttacaagattatttaaatataatttacaaaactgaatCGTAGATAAGCTGTAAGTTAATACCGTCGACTTATGAAATTACGTTTTAAAACCaatttgcaataaaaaagataatacataatctttttattaacgttaagttaaaaatatctactaaacttttacttaatttttacttattttgagaTGATTTTGTTATCTGACCTTGGCTACAACTACAGGGAAGGCCACTGACCACGCTCTTCTACCACCTACCCCCCCAGTATATGTGACCGACAGTAGGATTTGTTCTAAGTAGACAATACATCTGAGCTCTATTGCAGTaaagttaagttttaaaatgGAGTCGTATGTCATCATAAAATTCCTTGACTAACTTTGCAAAAATCTGCAATGGATTTGTTGAGGGAAGTTTAAGGCGTTAAGTACTACTGTGTACTTTGGTTTTTGAcagagttaaaaaatttaaagtaggaAGAGAAGCtactgaatatcacctgcatcTCAGTTGTCCTTGTACATCAAAACAGATGCTAACAttcaaaaatggttaaaaaaaaattataatttgaacatCTGAGCAGCTGTTGATTGGCTAACACTGACAAAGAAACTGTTTCACAGATTTTACTCAAAAAGTTTTAACACAAAGAAGTATGTAAAAAGATGATACCTGAACTCCTCACTCCTGAACAGAAAAAGCTAAAATGAATTTTTGCGTTTGCActctcaaaaacattaaaatggatCCTAATCTTTTACAATATGtaataatgtgtaataaattatgattttttttttttataagattgagAAACTAAGCAACAATCCACTGCAATAGTTCCAGTtcacaaagataaaataaaggaCAGATTAGCTCTATGATATAGTATTATGAGgaatattattaaacttgttttattttaaggcttatttcaaaatgtacataaataaaataagaatgacaAATGTTAACtttcactgttaaaaaaatatatatacccacTCTatctactgtattttttaaacataaatcacttaaaataaattataatctattaattttttaaaaaatactttgaatttctccctccaaaaaaaataaaaacaagagacCATACATTGATGCATGGAGTGCGTTCAGGATTGAAAAGTCATGGGTTTCTTACCTGCTGTCCTGAAATGGAGAACACCTGATGAAGCTTATCCATTCCACTGCTCAAAAATATCTTCTTActcattactattattactattatttttaaagtttatgtaagTCATTTCCATATCTTTATTAAAACACGACACATttctgtaagttttaaaaaactgtctGTGAATGACATTTTACAATATGTTACCTTCGcatataaattatcaatattttgaaaatatattccattaattatggtttatattccttttaaaaactttttatacgaTTTGTTAAAGacatgaaattttgattttacataagctttcaagaaagaaataaaaaaaaatgtgtaaaaaaaacttaCGGGATAATTTATTTCACgtgttgaaaattataaatataaatgaaaaaaattaattttaattactgattaatcagtaattaaaatatggacttttttaaataaaattataaacatatacttTCTTATGTTGTAATAAGCAATAGATAAGAACAACAATTGAgaaaacactaaaattaaaaaataaaaattttaacttttctataattgttttacatatgaaaataattaaaaattataaatacaatttagataaataaataaaaacaattccagTCTTTTTGAATACAGGAAGAACATTATTGAAGGttgaaaatttcgtaaaaaaaggcaacaaaaacaaaaatgttaagataaatgaAAACACAGCAATTCACTACAGACTTCAGATTTCTGTAAAGTACTAAAAGGTGATCATCATCCTTAGCTGCTAACCATGTGCTGAACCCCATCAATAACAATAGAACAAGCAGTATATAATCACAAGCTTCAGCATGAGATGCATAATGGACATCTACTACATACTCATCCTTGATCAGCAACAAaagctaattataataaaaatggtacTTTGGTCCAATTAGTTCATCactgtcacaatttttttttttaatgaaacaatcaTCTTTTtcgttgtattaatattaaaaactatgagtttatttatagatatagCAAAGCTACATGTAATTTACAACACTGAGAAACAGACCATAAATTAtcaccatattaaaaaaaaattatatttattataattatttataatacttttatataaaaataaatatttatttatcatattttttttataatttcgatgatttaaatacaataaatacaatccataacataaataagtaattaacatTAAACTTACCCTATTGTTGCCTTGTGCTATGAGTCGTGTACGTATAATATCAAAAGGGTAAGAAGTAATCGTAGCCAAACATCCAGCTGTGCCAccacataaaaaatgaataccagAGGTTTTACTGATGTCATctttctgtattaaatttaattcacgaGCCTTGTTTTTTAATATCCCATACGTCTGAAACTTCAACATACAAAAAtagaatcaattaaaatacatattttcatattacatgataaattcatataattaaaaaacaataataataaaatgccatCATTAATCGTTACGTTTGTGATTAGCCACTATGTTCTAATATCCTGTAGTCACAATCAGTCACATCAATGAGATATCTTAAACCATCTAAGGAAATTTTAGAACATTATCTCAAACATAAGAGTTTATCTCACAGTCCTTGAGGATTACTTAAGATGACTTTCATATTTTCTGGCAATTTACGCTAATATAGTGACCAAAATATCTaatcaaataaagagatatacaattttaaaatatttaaaccgatcaGGGATTTGTGTAACATcccaatcatttttatttttattttaagcttctTTGATGTACTTTTAATACAGCGGTAtcaaatttcaaacaaaacttttttacacttttgttaTCTATCATTTTATTCTATGAGAAACAAATATAGCAGACCGTGcggtaaaagattaaaaattaaagacagcAACACATAGTAGTGACCgaaccttataaaaattaataatcaacaaaTATTGAAGATTAGttgataatatttactaaaaatttaattcaaaaatacctGAACAACACCATAAGTAAAAGACAGTAGTTGTGCCGCAACATGACCTTTCCATAATGCATTTAACCCTTCTTCTTTCCAAATTACATGAAAAGCTTGTAAAGTACTTTTATACTTAGAATCCTTTGATTTTCTTGATATAGGCTCGGTTTGAAGCTTTGAAAGgaaaaagagtaacaaaaaatcAGTTCAAATATTagtaacgttaaaataaaactaactatacatcactcaaaattaataaaacttctaaaaattcaattaatgacCTATTggttcaacatttattttttctaaatttatataactcaAAAGGATTTTGGGAAATCCTACTTTTCAGTTCtgaattttttcagatattataataaacatgacAATTAAAATTACAGGCATATTCAAAAGATGAACTGCGCAAAAtgtcaaataatgtttttttttttagccagaACAAAACTGATATTTGTTTGTAATGAACAAAGACAACGTATCTTAACATTGACTTTAATTTTACACTCTACTATTAAGGAGAATGGTTCTCATCATTTCAGTGATTTTAAAGTTGAACCTAGAAATATGATAAGGAGTTAACCATCATTCTATACTTAATGAGAAAATAGCCTTTAATATTTGCACGATTACTTTTTATACATATGTTatggaaattaacaaaaaatcaaaaattaaaaaaaagaaagaaaaaggtaaaaaaattcccCCTCATCAGAcgtcataaaaaaattgtcatgtgTTTACTGCTTTGAAAGTTAtcttctgataatttattaattaaaa
Proteins encoded in this region:
- the LOC142326378 gene encoding mitochondrial thiamine pyrophosphate carrier-like, which produces MPHSDDNITENILYNPNYGIAGAVSGVVTRCLCQPLDVVKIRFQLQTEPISRKSKDSKYKSTLQAFHVIWKEEGLNALWKGHVAAQLLSFTYGVVQFQTYGILKNKARELNLIQKDDISKTSGIHFLCGGTAGCLATITSYPFDIIRTRLIAQGNNRLYNGIFHGLRSIYQQEGLLSYWRGLSPSLLVAGPYIGLQFTFYEFFKTAVVYIEVFSSKSKDYESSKETNPFGNLVSGLLAGVAAKTTTYPFDLARKRMQMQEFQHARVGYGSNFWCSSLTTCFVETYKKEKIRGMYKGLFPSLIKAGLYSAVHFTIYEETLNFLNKYYRR